In the genome of Cryptomeria japonica chromosome 8, Sugi_1.0, whole genome shotgun sequence, one region contains:
- the LOC131069291 gene encoding uncharacterized protein LOC131069291 produces the protein MDNSELARISVLLFVVVLFIIYIVLDAFKAYTRKAHWVPSHFLVLSALIIQLLNLLSGKNALSEDAWDSGKLKKSELWMIHSGRLMLCVVMAYLLPSMAARGSQDFWGKIAALGITILGQMTSELFTVNSYVKGSLSTLLSMWEYQKDSNELLFIGSAVLLSFAFFILILLLACANIASRGIQVIFTQKIPLILTKVDGEESKCPTIENEVLKAWIVARAYTPEYIIARSALSASAGAVVSALIWISIIGWLYQSPTLKTDTASDKLKLLVTILQVSFILIGWVIIGWRWAIAAGYYTRWHKGTKRSVCKVEDYWTRHIKDLIEDTQPKILQAERLDKTVKELIAQPPTKIPVPEKLLMVVELVQWITVLFSKICWLVSLIIFHNKFTDKLVSLILRKHDENEFEKFSNYEAILEDLDMLGETPKSLWIANKSSIAKAKEILTQGRLDGETSCKVLIDFLKKRKRTDGIDLTKFDPKNPPEYQYLWRASDKYKALEVEKHFHEASKISWKMTAVCLTRIIIHLYPISDSSHCKDMQDCLNVYTQAWEILDFVDALEADGIMCEAADTFFHTLQKNVKKGDLPRNPSRIAEAIDEIAKESEEKASNPSGLNIVSAVIDCLGLGAKTEESKAEKPKTEGETEKPTPEKPKPDDQTEKPKDAEFVGAYDSMDWKKVAAGTTLYRLCKSIAPKPDANPDTPNPGPRELLRDLQCALADILYGSIIKARSELVLKSRKWAKESDENRIGRALYTAGKAKTLMKMDKPERSKRVEEAEKKKAEEEKADKEKAEKEKRETNLTGAQQLQYLASGSEEHEIGPPGEYRLDIVPSTF, from the exons ATGGATAACAGTGAGCTTGCAAGAATATCAGTATTGTTGTTTGTAGTAGTTTTATTTATCATCTATATTGTACTGGATGCATTTAAAGCATACACTAGGAAAGCACATTGGGTTCCTTCCCATTTTCTTGTGCTGAGCGCTTTAATAATCCAACTGCTTAACTTACTGAGCGGCAAGAATGCATTGTCTGAGGATGCATGGGATAGCGGTAAGTTAAAAAAGAGTGAATTGTGGATGATCCACAGTGGGCGACTCATGTTGTGTGTGGTCATGGCATACCTGCTACCAAGTATGGCTGCGAGGGGATCCCAAGATTTTTGGGGGAAGATAGCCGCTTTGGGGATTACAATCCTGGGGCAAATGACCTCTGAACTATTCACTGTCAATTCCTACGTAAAAGGCTCCTTGTCCACTCTGTTGTCTATGTGGGAGTATCAAAAGGATTCAAACGAGCTTCTCTTTATTGGGTCGGCAGTCCTATTATCTTTCGCTTTCTTCATTCTCATCCTCCTTCTAGCCTGTGCCAATATAGCCAGCAGAGGTATTCAG GTTATTTTTACTCAAAAGATTCCGTTGATTCTTACAAAGGTCGATGGTGAGGAAAGTAAGTGCCCTACTATTGAAAATGAAGTGCTCAAGGCTTGGATCGTTGCTCGTGCTTACACTCCCGAATATATTATTGCAAGGTCGGCCTTGAGCGCATCCGCTGGAGCCGTCGTGTCAGCTTTGATTTGGATTTCAATAATAGGATGGCTTTACCAGAGTCCCACTCTCAAGACTGATACAGCCTCTGATAAGCTAAAATTATTGGTAACTATTCTGCAAGTCTCTTTCATCCTCATTGGCTGGGTAATAATTGGATGGAGATGGGCTATAGCTGCAGGGTATTACACAAGGTGGCATAAGGGCACCAAGCGCTCAGTTTGcaaagttgaagattattggacAAGGCACATTAAAGACTTGATTGAAGATACACAACCAAAGATTTTACAGGCAGAAAGGCTTGATAAAACAGTGAAAGAGCTTATTGCGCAGCCACCCACAAAAATCCCGGTGCCAGAGAAACTCTTGATGGTGGTGGAGCTGGTGCAATGGATAACAGTATTATTCAGTAAAATATGTTGGCTAGTCTCCTTGATAATTTTTCATAATAAATTCACTGATAAATTGGTATCTCTGATACTAAGGAAGCATGATGAGAATGAATTTGAAAAGTTCTCAAATTATGAAGCAATTTTGGAAGATCTTGATATGCTGGGGGAGACTCCAAAAAGCCTCTGGATAGCTAATAAAAGTTCCATTGCAAAAGCGAAAGAAATTCTCACACAGGGCCGTCTTGATGGGGAAACTAGTTGTAAAGTGTTGATTGATTTCCTTAAAAAAAGGAAGAGGACAGATGGTATAGATCTGACTAAGTTTGATCCTAAAAATCCTCCAGAATATCAATATTTGTGGAGGGCTTCAGATAAATATAAAGCGTTAGAGGTGGAGAAACATTTTCATGAGGCATCTAAAATATCTTGGAAAATGACAGCAGTGTGCTTGACTAGAATCATCATCCATCTCTATCCAATCTCTGATTCATCACATTGCAAGGATATGCAAGATTGTCTGAATGTATACACTCAAGCATGGGAGAtacttgattttgttgatgccctGGAAGCTGATGGAATCATGTGTGAAGCAGCTGATACATTCTTCCATACACTGCAAAAAAATGTGAAGAAAGGGGACCTTCCGCGCAATCCTTCGCGTATAGCTGAAGCAATTGATGAGATTGCAAAGGAGTCTGAAGAGAAAGCAAGTAATCCCAGTGGTTTGAACATTGTGTCCGCTGTGATTGATTGTCTTGGACTTGGGGCTAAGACGGAGGAGAGCAAGGCGGAGAAACCAAAGACTGAGGGTGAGACGGAGAAACCAACGcctgagaaaccaaagcctgatgATCAGACGGAGAAGCCAAAGGATGCAGAGTTCGTAGGAGCCTATGATTCCATGGACTGGAAGAAGGTTGCAGCGGGAACTACTTTGTACAGGTTATGCAAAAGTATTGCTCCCAAACCTGATGCCAATCCCGATACTCCCAACCCTGGTCCACGTGAATTGTTGAGGGACTTACAATGTGCATTAGCAGATATTTTATATGGTTCCATAATAAAAGCCAGATCTGAATTAGTATTAAAGTCCAGAAAATGGGCGAAAGAGTCTGATGAAAACAGGATAGGGAGGGCACTTTACACAGCCGGGAAGGCAAAGACGCTGATGAAAATGGACAAACCTGAGAGAAGCAAGAGAGTGGAAGAAGCTGAGAAAAAGAAAGCCGAGGAAGAGAAAGCAGACAAAGAGAAAGCTGAGAAAGAGAAACGTGAGACCAATCTTACCGGCGCTCAACAGTTGCAATATTTGGCATCAGGCTCAGAGGAACATGAGATCGGTCCACCTGGTGAATATCGCCTGGACATTGTCCCTTCAACATTTTAA
- the LOC131069313 gene encoding uncharacterized protein LOC131069313, giving the protein MDGSELVRISVLLFVVVLFIIFIVLDAWKAYSRKAHWVPSHFLVLSALIIQLLNLLSGKSALAEDAWEKGKLKKSELWMIHSGRLMLCVVMAYLLPSMAARGSQEFWGKIAALGITILGQMTSELFTVNSYVKGSLSTLFSMWEYQKDSNELLFIGSAVLLSITFFILILLLACANIASRGIQVIFAQKIPLILKEVKGEKEEWHTIENEVLKAWIVARAYTPEYIIARSALSASAGAVVSALIWISIIGWLYQSPTLKTDTASDKLKLLVTILQVSFILIGWVIVGWRWAIAAGYYTRWHKGTKRSVCKVEDYWTRHIKDLIEDTQPKILQAERLDKTVKELIAQPPTKITVPGILLMVVELVQWITVLFSKICWLVSLIIFHNKFTDKLVSLILRKHDQNEFEKFQNYEAILKDLDMLGETPQSLWIANKSSIAKAKDVITQGRLDGETSCKVLIDFLKKRKSTDGIDLTKFNPKNPPQFQYLWRALDKYKPLEVEKHFCEASKISWKMTAVSLIRIIIHLYPISDSSDCLDMQDCLNVYTQAWEILDFVDALEADGIMCEAADTFFLTLQKKVKKGDLPRNPSRIAEAIDEVAKEAEEKASNPSGLNIASAVINCLGLGAKTEEGKVEKPKTEGETEKPMPEEQKPDGQTEKPKDAEFVGAYDSMDWKKVAAGTTLYKLCKSIAPKPDANPDTPNPGPRELLRDLQCALADIVYGSIIKARSELVLKSRKWAKESDENRIGRALYTAGKAKTLMKMDKPERSKRVEEAEKKKAEEEKADKEKAEKEKRETNLTGAQQLQYLASGSEEHEIGPPDEYRLDIVPSTF; this is encoded by the exons ATGGACGGCAGTGAGCTTGTTAGAATATCAGTATTGTTGTTTGTAGTAGTTTTGTTTATCATCTTCATTGTACTGGATGCATGGAAAGCATACAGTAGGAAAGCACATTGGGTTCCTTCCCATTTTCTTGTGCTGAGCGCTTTAATCATCCAGCTGCTTAATTTACTTAGCGGGAAGAGTGCATTGGCTGAGGATGCATGGGAAAAGGGTAAGTTAAAAAAGAGTGAATTGTGGATGATCCACAGTGGGCGACTGATGTTGTGTGTGGTGATGGCATACCTGCTACCAAGCATGGCTGCGAGGGGATCCCAAGAGTTTTGGGGGAAGATAGCCGCTTTGGGGATTACAATCCTGGGGCAAATGACCTCTGAACTATTCACTGTCAATTCCTACGTAAAAGGCTCCTTGTCCACTCTGTTTTCTATGTGGGAGTATCAAAAGGATTCGAACGAGCTTCTCTTCATTGGGTCGGCAGTCCTATTATCTATCACTTTCTTCATTCTCATCCTCCTCCTAGCCTGTGCCAATATAGCCAGCAGAGGTATTCAG GTTATTTTTGCTCAAAAGATTCCTCTGATTTTAAAAGAAGTTAAGGGCGAGAAGGAAGAGTGGCATACCATTGAAAATGAAGTGCTGAAGGCTTGGATCGTTGCTCGTGCTTACACTCCCGAATATATTATTGCAAGGTCGGCCTTGAGCGCATCGGCTGGAGCCGTCGTGTCAGCTTTGATTTGGATTTCAATAATAGGATGGCTTTACCAGAGTCCCACTCTCAAGACTGATACAGCCTCTGATAAGCTAAAATTATTGGTAACTATTCTGCAAGTCTCTTTCATCCTCATTGGCTGGGTAATAGTTGGATGGAGATGGGCTATAGCTGCAGGGTATTACACAAGGTGGCATAAGGGCACCAAGCGCTCAGTTTGcaaagttgaagattattggacAAGGCACATAAAAGACTTGATTGAAGATACACAACCAAAGATTTTACAGGCAGAAAGGCTTGATAAAACAGTGAAAGAGCTTATTGCGCAGCCACCCACAAAAATCACGGTGCCAGGGATACTCTTGATGGTGGTGGAGCTGGTGCAATGGATAACGGTATTATTCAGCAAAATATGTTGGCTAGTCTCCTTGATAATTTTTCATAATAAATTCACTGATAAATTGGTATCCTTGATACTAAGGAAGCATGATCAGAACGAATTTGAAAAGTTCCAAAATTATGAAGCAATTTTGAAAGATCTGGATATGCTGGGGGAGACTCCACAAAGCCTCTGGATAGCTAATAAAAGTTCCATTGCAAAAGCGAAAGACGTTATCACACAGGGCCGTCTTGATGGGGAAACTAGTTGTAAAGTGTTGATTGATTTCCTTAAAAAAAGGAAGAGCACAGATGGTATAGATCTGACTAAGttcaatcctaaaaatcctccacAATTTCAATATTTGTGGAGGGCTTTAGATAAATATAAACCGTTAGAGGTGGAGAAACATTTTTGTGAGGCATCTAAAATATCTTGGAAAATGACAGCAGTTTCCTTGATCAGAATCATCATCCATCTCTATCCAATATCTGATTCTTCAGATTGCCTGGATATGCAGGATTGTCTGAATGTATACACTCAAGCATGGGAGATACTTGACTTTGTTGATGCTCTGGAAGCTGATGGAATCATGTGTGAAGCAGCTGATACATTCTTCCTTACACTACAAAAAAAAGTGAAGAAAGGGGACCTTCCGCGCAATCCTTCGCGTATAGCTGAAGCAATTGATGAGGTTGCAAAGGAGGCTGAAGAGAAAGCAAGTAATCCCAGTGGTTTGAACATTGCGTCCGCTGTGATTAATTGTCTTGGACTTGGGGCTAAGACGGAGGAGGGTAAGGTGGAGAAACCGAAGACTGAGGGTGAGACAGAGAAACCAATGCCTGAGGAACAAAAGCCTGATGGTCAGACGGAGAAGCCAAAGGATGCAGAGTTCGTAGGAGCCTATGATTCCATGGACTGGAAGAAGGTTGCAGCGGGAACTACTTTGTACAAGTTATGCAAAAGTATTGCTCCCAAACCTGATGCCAATCCCGATACTCCCAACCCTGGTCCACGTGAATTGTTGAGGGACTTACAATGTGCATTAGCAGATATTGTATATGGTTCCATAATAAAAGCCAGATCTGAATTAGTATTAAAGTCCAGAAAATGGGCGAAAGAGTCTGATGAAAACAGGATAGGGAGGGCACTTTACACAGCCGGGAAGGCAAAGACGCTGATGAAAATGGACAAACCTGAGAGAAGCAAGAGAGTGGAAGAAGCTGAGAAAAAGAAAGCCGAGGAAGAGAAAGCAGACAAAGAGAAAGCTGAGAAAGAGAAACGCGAGACCAATCTTACCGGCGCTCAACAGTTGCAATATTTGGCATCAGGCTCAGAGGAACATGAGATCGGTCCACCTGATGAATATCGCCTGGACATTGTCCCTTCAACTTTTTAA